One stretch of Corynebacterium imitans DNA includes these proteins:
- a CDS encoding PDZ domain-containing protein — protein MKKAAEVAQAADDVRGRRFSTVAWGAIPVAALTLLLSIDHIPGTDITLAVPYAAEGPGPMFNTLGDVDGEDVIDIEGTETDPVAGNLNMTTVSVRTNMTLPQAIGRWITTDDSIVPVSQILPPNLDEDQLREYNKAEFAASEGNATVAAMRYLGKPTRVIVHDLLEDSPSADALEPGDELTAVDGNEVTQPSEVQDAVRAHAPGDELTVEISRGDETKEVRITLGENPHEKGEPMMGILMTSEPAGDVTVNYNLNDVGGPSAGMIFSLAVIDKLSPGQLNHGKFVAGTGTIAESGEVGPIGGITHKLAGARDAGVELFLAPEGNCDAVRTVDTGDMTVASVKNLDEAVAAMDDYAAGRSVHACG, from the coding sequence GTGAAAAAAGCGGCAGAGGTTGCACAGGCAGCAGACGATGTGCGCGGCAGGCGCTTCTCGACGGTGGCGTGGGGCGCAATCCCCGTCGCCGCCCTTACCCTCCTGCTGTCCATCGACCACATCCCCGGCACCGACATCACCCTGGCTGTGCCCTACGCCGCCGAGGGCCCGGGCCCGATGTTTAACACGCTTGGAGACGTCGACGGCGAAGACGTCATCGACATCGAAGGCACCGAGACCGACCCGGTCGCGGGCAACTTGAACATGACCACGGTGTCGGTGCGCACCAACATGACGCTCCCCCAGGCCATCGGCCGCTGGATCACCACCGACGACTCCATCGTCCCGGTCAGCCAGATCCTCCCGCCGAACCTGGACGAGGATCAGCTGCGCGAGTACAACAAGGCTGAATTCGCCGCCTCCGAGGGCAACGCGACCGTCGCCGCCATGCGCTATTTGGGTAAACCGACCCGGGTCATCGTCCACGACCTGTTGGAAGACTCGCCGTCCGCGGATGCTCTTGAGCCCGGCGACGAGCTCACCGCCGTCGACGGCAACGAAGTGACCCAACCCAGCGAGGTCCAGGACGCCGTGCGCGCCCATGCCCCCGGCGACGAGCTCACCGTGGAAATCTCACGCGGAGACGAGACCAAAGAGGTGCGCATCACTCTGGGCGAGAACCCGCACGAAAAGGGCGAGCCGATGATGGGCATTCTGATGACCTCGGAGCCCGCGGGGGATGTGACAGTCAACTACAACCTCAACGACGTTGGCGGGCCGAGCGCGGGCATGATCTTCTCGCTCGCCGTGATCGACAAGCTGAGCCCCGGCCAGCTCAACCACGGCAAGTTCGTCGCCGGCACCGGCACCATCGCCGAATCCGGCGAGGTCGGCCCCATCGGTGGGATCACCCACAAGCTCGCCGGCGCGCGCGACGCGGGCGTGGAGCTCTTCCTCGCCCCGGAGGGCAACTGCGACGCGGTGCGCACCGTCGATACCGGTGACATGACCGTGGCCAGCGTGAAGAACCTCGACGAGGCCGTCGCCGCCATGGACGACTACGCCGCCGGACGGTCTGTGCACGCCTGCGGATAA
- a CDS encoding zinc-dependent metalloprotease yields MSNGFGFSFPNDDDDEGKRKRDENDASNPFAAFGFSGGQAGGGFGDILNQFGQMLSGMGTSFNQAEAKDQAVNFDMALRMARQRVGDKAAVAAGDKKAVEESLRLVDHWLSETTTLPAAESKAQAWNADDWLVETMPMWKRMVNPVAEHMNRAQMDQLPAEAREMMGPLAGMMNSMNSMNFGMRLGHALGDLAQQALTGTDFGMPVAPSGVASVLPKNVTQIAKGLEVPGQEVMVYIAAREAARQRLFTHVPWLVERIVASVEEYAAGLEIDTSNIDEATRSLNLESGDPQQIQEALQNLQNMDLSPRVGSRNAAATARLETLLALVEGWVDVVVDAALAERIPSAPQLAEAWARRRATGGSAEQAFANIVGIELGAPKVREAAELWRRVDNAVGVKRRDEVWNHPDFLPTAEHLDNPAAFIDGLLDDTTDTDFDAEFSKLEEELRNNPDLKRKDGDGKDDGSEDGTEL; encoded by the coding sequence ATGAGTAACGGATTCGGATTCTCCTTTCCCAACGACGATGACGACGAGGGCAAGCGCAAACGCGATGAGAACGACGCGTCGAACCCCTTCGCCGCGTTTGGCTTTAGCGGCGGCCAGGCTGGCGGTGGGTTCGGGGACATCCTGAACCAGTTCGGCCAGATGCTCTCCGGCATGGGCACCTCCTTTAACCAGGCCGAAGCCAAAGACCAGGCGGTGAATTTCGACATGGCCCTGCGCATGGCACGCCAGCGCGTGGGCGACAAGGCGGCGGTCGCCGCGGGCGATAAGAAGGCGGTGGAGGAGTCCCTGCGCCTGGTGGATCACTGGCTGAGCGAGACGACCACGCTGCCCGCGGCCGAGTCCAAGGCGCAGGCCTGGAACGCGGACGACTGGCTGGTGGAGACCATGCCGATGTGGAAGCGCATGGTCAACCCGGTTGCTGAGCACATGAACCGGGCGCAGATGGACCAGCTGCCGGCAGAGGCCCGGGAGATGATGGGGCCGCTGGCCGGCATGATGAATTCGATGAACTCCATGAACTTTGGCATGCGGCTGGGCCACGCGCTGGGGGATTTGGCCCAGCAGGCGCTCACCGGCACCGATTTCGGCATGCCGGTCGCGCCCAGCGGCGTCGCCTCAGTGCTGCCGAAGAACGTCACCCAGATCGCCAAGGGCTTAGAGGTGCCGGGCCAGGAGGTCATGGTCTATATCGCCGCGCGCGAGGCGGCCCGCCAGCGGCTGTTCACACACGTGCCGTGGCTGGTCGAGCGCATCGTTGCCTCGGTGGAGGAATACGCCGCTGGCCTGGAGATCGACACCTCCAATATTGACGAAGCGACGCGCAGCCTCAACCTGGAGTCGGGCGACCCGCAGCAGATTCAGGAGGCGCTGCAGAACCTGCAGAATATGGACCTCTCGCCGCGCGTCGGTTCCCGCAACGCCGCGGCCACCGCGCGCCTGGAGACCCTGCTCGCGCTCGTCGAGGGTTGGGTCGACGTGGTCGTAGATGCAGCACTGGCGGAGCGGATCCCGTCCGCGCCGCAGTTGGCCGAGGCGTGGGCGCGCCGCCGCGCGACGGGTGGTTCGGCCGAGCAGGCCTTCGCCAACATCGTCGGCATCGAGCTCGGCGCACCGAAGGTCCGCGAGGCCGCCGAGCTGTGGCGCCGCGTGGACAACGCGGTGGGCGTCAAGCGCCGCGACGAGGTGTGGAACCACCCCGACTTCCTGCCTACTGCGGAGCACCTGGACAACCCCGCCGCGTTTATCGACGGGCTGTTGGACGACACCACCGATACCGACTTTGACGCCGAGTTCAGCAAGCTCGAAGAGGAGCTGCGTAACAACCCTGACCTCAAGCGCAAGGACGGCGACGGTAAAGACGACGGCAGCGAGGACGGCACTGAGCTTTAG
- a CDS encoding PPA1309 family protein, with amino-acid sequence MQQNFSSQQALNKAMTEAVEFVHAEGWDAPPSLFALVPTQLLVDELTQLADDAAHSPLTLVVQELPEHIRPGSDELADYVSRVAWPEQVEGVVLAQEIVFRDTSAGPDAAPRPARLFSGVLRGEDIEQTLLQMRLTEEELEERGMFAQDEIELRGGPNVAPNVIAALRYSLDREPEELG; translated from the coding sequence GTGCAGCAGAACTTCAGCTCGCAGCAAGCCCTGAATAAAGCCATGACCGAGGCTGTGGAGTTCGTCCACGCCGAGGGCTGGGACGCCCCGCCTTCCCTGTTCGCGCTGGTGCCGACGCAGCTGCTTGTCGACGAGCTCACGCAGCTTGCCGACGACGCCGCGCACTCCCCCTTAACCCTGGTCGTCCAAGAGCTGCCCGAACACATCCGCCCGGGCAGCGACGAGCTGGCCGACTACGTCTCCCGCGTCGCTTGGCCCGAGCAGGTCGAGGGCGTCGTCCTGGCCCAGGAGATCGTCTTCCGCGACACTTCCGCGGGCCCCGATGCAGCACCGCGCCCTGCCCGCCTGTTCTCCGGCGTGCTGCGGGGCGAGGATATCGAGCAGACCCTGCTGCAGATGCGCCTGACCGAGGAGGAGCTGGAGGAGCGCGGGATGTTCGCCCAGGACGAGATCGAGCTGCGCGGCGGGCCGAACGTCGCGCCAAACGTGATCGCCGCTCTGCGCTACAGCCTGGACCGCGAGCCAGAGGAGCTGGGGTAA
- a CDS encoding UPF0182 family protein has product MLTAIIVLGVIFTLVPMLIGLYTDFLWFGELDFRGVFNRVIIARVVLFIVFALLGGGIAYLAAWLAWRGRPDEMPEADLFSPSAQYRASIQQGIRSLLVAVPLVVAVFSGLAGQRMWRTFLLWFNGSDFGVSDPQYGRDLGFYAFALPGLSVVVSTLSMLLIVAFLIALVAHYLLGGIRIGNRAVGQTGYVSKAARVQLAVTAGVWMLIKAVGYWLDRYFLLYGENDIFTGASYTSINAMLPAKIILTVIALIVAAAFFASVVYKDFRIPVLATVLMLVSSLVIGNVWPALLEQFSVKPNRQAKEREYIGRNIESTRFAYGLTEDTVTYEENWGADTVSNNEVADDWATISNIRLLDPEILSPTFTQNQQLRNFYGFPDQLAMDRYEVDGEMRDFVVAAREMDPKALRENQLDWINRHTVYTHGNGFVAAQANTVDEAAQDAGSTRGGLPIFTVSDLQSNAKAAEKKDAEELGIRVDEPRIYYGPVISSAKDGLDYAIVGDNGQGPVEYDTDSSTYTYTGKGGVNIGNWINRAAYAVKYQELNMILSDRVGADSKLLYDRDPRERVEKVAPWLTTDSKTYPAVIDGRVKWIVDGYTTLSQLPYSTRSSLQDTTQDALNPDGTTQRLVNNNLGYIRNSVKATVDAYDGTVDLYQFDEEDPVLEAWMGVFPDTVRPHSEISDDLREHLRYPEDLFKVQRELLARYHVDDPGVFFNNDAFWSVPNDPTAAEGRKELNQPPYYVVAADPETNESSFQLITPYRGLNREFLSAHMSVSSDPENYGKITVRVLPTNTQTQGPKQAQDALMSSDQVARDRTLWEGSNDLKNGNLLTLPVGGGEILYVEPIYSQRKDQASAFPKLLRVLVFYRGQVGYAPTISQALKQVGIDSKAAQDIELVDEGASDNKDADTPAEKSQEAEAEEKTQPAPGNKDEAMQGINDALRNLEGARDGSFEEYGRALDQLDRAVEAYQNAE; this is encoded by the coding sequence ATGTTGACGGCGATTATCGTCCTCGGCGTCATCTTCACGCTCGTGCCCATGCTGATCGGTCTGTACACCGATTTTCTGTGGTTCGGCGAGCTCGACTTCCGCGGGGTGTTCAACCGGGTGATCATCGCCCGGGTCGTACTATTTATCGTTTTCGCACTCCTCGGCGGGGGAATCGCTTACCTCGCGGCATGGCTGGCGTGGCGCGGTAGACCAGATGAGATGCCGGAGGCGGACCTGTTTTCGCCCAGCGCACAGTACCGCGCTTCCATCCAGCAGGGTATCCGCTCCCTGCTGGTAGCGGTGCCGCTGGTCGTCGCGGTCTTCTCCGGTCTTGCAGGCCAACGGATGTGGCGTACCTTCCTGCTGTGGTTCAACGGCTCTGACTTCGGGGTCTCGGACCCACAGTACGGTAGGGACCTCGGCTTCTACGCCTTTGCGTTGCCGGGCCTGTCCGTGGTGGTCAGCACGCTCAGCATGCTGCTCATCGTTGCATTTTTGATCGCGCTGGTAGCGCACTACCTGCTTGGCGGCATCCGCATTGGTAACAGGGCCGTCGGGCAGACTGGCTACGTCTCCAAGGCGGCTCGCGTGCAGCTCGCGGTGACCGCCGGTGTGTGGATGCTTATCAAGGCGGTCGGGTACTGGCTGGATCGCTACTTCCTGCTCTACGGGGAAAACGACATCTTTACCGGTGCGTCGTACACCTCCATCAACGCGATGCTGCCGGCCAAGATTATCCTCACCGTCATCGCGCTGATCGTTGCCGCCGCGTTCTTCGCCTCCGTGGTGTACAAGGACTTCCGCATCCCGGTGCTGGCCACCGTGCTGATGCTGGTGTCCTCCCTGGTGATCGGTAACGTGTGGCCGGCGCTTTTGGAGCAGTTCTCGGTCAAGCCGAACCGCCAGGCCAAGGAACGCGAGTACATCGGCCGCAACATCGAGTCCACCCGCTTCGCGTATGGGTTGACTGAAGACACGGTCACCTACGAGGAAAACTGGGGTGCGGACACGGTCTCGAATAACGAGGTCGCAGACGACTGGGCCACCATCAGCAACATCCGCCTGCTGGATCCGGAGATCCTGTCGCCCACCTTCACGCAGAACCAGCAGCTGCGAAACTTCTACGGATTCCCGGATCAGCTGGCCATGGACCGTTACGAGGTCGACGGCGAGATGCGCGACTTTGTCGTCGCCGCCCGTGAGATGGACCCGAAAGCCCTGCGTGAGAACCAGCTCGACTGGATTAACCGCCACACCGTCTACACCCACGGCAACGGTTTCGTCGCCGCCCAGGCCAACACGGTGGATGAGGCGGCGCAGGACGCCGGCTCCACCCGCGGTGGCTTGCCCATCTTCACGGTCTCTGATTTGCAGTCCAACGCAAAGGCCGCGGAGAAGAAGGATGCGGAAGAGCTGGGCATCCGTGTGGACGAGCCGCGCATCTACTACGGTCCGGTGATCTCCTCTGCTAAGGACGGGCTGGACTACGCCATCGTGGGCGATAACGGCCAGGGCCCGGTCGAGTACGACACGGACAGCTCCACCTACACCTACACCGGCAAGGGCGGAGTCAACATTGGCAACTGGATCAACCGCGCAGCGTACGCGGTGAAGTACCAAGAGCTGAACATGATCCTGTCGGACCGAGTCGGCGCGGACTCCAAGCTGCTGTACGACCGTGACCCGCGCGAGCGCGTGGAGAAGGTCGCGCCGTGGCTGACCACGGACTCCAAGACCTACCCGGCAGTCATTGATGGCCGCGTGAAGTGGATCGTGGATGGCTACACCACGCTGTCCCAGCTGCCGTACTCCACGCGTTCCTCCCTGCAGGACACCACACAGGATGCGCTCAACCCGGATGGCACCACCCAGCGGTTGGTGAATAACAACCTTGGGTATATCCGCAACTCGGTCAAGGCCACCGTTGACGCCTACGACGGCACGGTTGACCTCTACCAGTTCGACGAGGAAGACCCGGTGCTCGAGGCATGGATGGGTGTGTTCCCGGACACGGTGCGTCCGCACAGCGAGATCAGCGATGACCTGCGCGAGCACCTGCGCTACCCGGAGGACCTGTTCAAGGTCCAGCGTGAGCTTTTGGCCCGCTACCACGTGGACGACCCGGGCGTGTTCTTCAACAACGACGCCTTCTGGTCCGTGCCGAACGACCCGACCGCAGCAGAGGGCCGCAAGGAGCTCAACCAGCCGCCGTACTACGTGGTGGCCGCTGACCCGGAGACCAACGAGTCCTCCTTCCAGCTGATCACCCCGTACCGCGGCCTGAACCGCGAGTTCCTGTCCGCACACATGTCGGTGTCCTCGGACCCGGAGAACTACGGCAAGATCACGGTCCGCGTCCTGCCGACGAATACGCAGACGCAGGGCCCGAAGCAGGCGCAGGACGCGCTGATGTCCTCCGACCAGGTTGCGCGCGACCGCACGCTGTGGGAGGGCTCGAACGACCTGAAGAACGGCAACCTGCTCACCCTGCCGGTGGGCGGCGGCGAGATCCTCTACGTCGAGCCGATCTACTCGCAGCGCAAGGACCAGGCCTCGGCCTTCCCGAAGCTGCTGCGCGTGCTGGTGTTCTACCGCGGCCAGGTCGGCTACGCGCCGACGATCTCCCAGGCGCTCAAGCAAGTGGGCATCGACTCCAAGGCGGCGCAGGACATCGAGCTTGTCGACGAGGGCGCGTCCGACAATAAGGACGCCGACACCCCGGCTGAGAAGTCGCAGGAGGCAGAGGCCGAGGAGAAGACCCAGCCGGCCCCGGGCAACAAGGACGAGGCCATGCAGGGCATCAACGACGCGCTGCGGAACCTTGAGGGCGCTCGCGACGGCTCCTTCGAGGAGTACGGCCGCGCACTCGACCAGCTCGACCGCGCGGTGGAGGCGTATCAGAACGCCGAGTAG
- a CDS encoding MFS transporter, with protein sequence MATTVSAPVTPKGPIFTPKARIVLWLCMLAVYLEGYDLAIMGVAIPVLKTDPSFMASTEQITMIATLGMVGMMVGAMLVGPGADSMGRKGTLMVSTLIFSLCTFFGGMSPTLFIFGLLKVIAGIGLGAGIPTAIVLATEFATPSRRSLANGLVFFGYTLGALTVALLGVFMLSSFGWRALFYIGGIPGMILVFLMWKWLPESPDLLRAKGRFTEAQHIVDKYGLAWVDVHEPLVKVHKAPMVDLFHPRWIRNTLAVYGAAFSGLLIIYALNTWLPMMMREAGFNLGSSAFFLVVLNIGTGFGLFTSSYLADRFNPRMIAIIWFSFSAIFLSLMRFNVPGLIFVIVAIAGFFAMNAQVIIYALCATTFPVRLRATAMGSMASIGRLGAIAGPLFGGILISHELVMPWGFYGFGIVALFGALCTILTYSPKQASNAAASDIEASEQNA encoded by the coding sequence ATGGCGACTACTGTCTCCGCTCCCGTGACCCCGAAGGGTCCCATCTTCACCCCTAAAGCCCGCATCGTGCTGTGGCTTTGCATGCTCGCCGTCTATCTCGAAGGCTATGACCTTGCCATCATGGGCGTAGCCATCCCCGTGCTCAAAACGGATCCAAGCTTTATGGCATCTACAGAGCAGATCACCATGATCGCCACGCTCGGCATGGTCGGCATGATGGTCGGTGCCATGCTCGTCGGGCCCGGTGCTGACAGCATGGGCCGCAAGGGCACCCTCATGGTCTCCACCCTGATCTTTTCCCTCTGCACCTTCTTTGGTGGCATGTCGCCCACCCTGTTTATCTTCGGACTACTGAAGGTCATCGCTGGAATTGGTCTTGGTGCCGGTATCCCGACCGCGATCGTGCTGGCAACCGAGTTTGCGACCCCGTCCCGCCGCAGCCTGGCCAACGGGCTCGTCTTCTTCGGCTACACCCTCGGCGCGCTGACCGTGGCGTTGCTCGGCGTGTTCATGCTCTCCTCCTTCGGTTGGCGTGCACTGTTTTATATCGGCGGCATACCAGGGATGATTCTCGTGTTCTTGATGTGGAAGTGGCTGCCGGAGTCTCCAGACCTCCTGCGCGCAAAAGGCCGCTTCACCGAAGCGCAGCATATTGTGGACAAGTACGGGTTGGCCTGGGTCGACGTGCACGAACCACTAGTAAAGGTGCATAAGGCACCAATGGTGGACCTGTTCCACCCGCGCTGGATTCGCAACACCCTCGCTGTCTACGGCGCGGCGTTCTCCGGCCTGCTCATCATCTACGCGCTGAACACCTGGCTGCCAATGATGATGCGCGAAGCCGGCTTCAACCTCGGCTCCTCCGCCTTCTTCCTGGTCGTCCTGAATATCGGTACCGGGTTCGGCCTGTTTACCTCCAGCTACCTTGCGGATCGCTTCAACCCGCGAATGATCGCGATTATCTGGTTCAGCTTCTCCGCAATCTTCCTGTCACTCATGCGCTTCAACGTCCCAGGCCTGATCTTCGTGATCGTGGCTATCGCAGGTTTCTTCGCCATGAACGCTCAAGTGATCATCTACGCGCTCTGCGCCACCACATTCCCGGTGCGCCTGCGCGCCACCGCCATGGGATCGATGGCCTCCATCGGCCGCCTCGGCGCGATCGCCGGCCCGCTGTTCGGCGGCATCCTGATCAGCCACGAGCTGGTCATGCCGTGGGGCTTCTACGGCTTCGGCATCGTCGCCCTCTTCGGTGCACTGTGCACCATCCTGACGTACAGCCCGAAGCAGGCGAGCAACGCTGCCGCATCCGACATCGAGGCTTCCGAACAGAACGCCTGA
- a CDS encoding ABC transporter ATP-binding protein, producing the protein MRAVVALSVLSSVATVASLVGIIDIAMTYPEAPEHRTWLAVAVIVVAATVRMAADGAAGMLSHRADNDLQLHLRRRLVAQIRKLPLGWLDARRSSGIIESVEKDVAAVHQLMGHTVGETVVAVLVPLLSLIALVVVDWRIAVVAVVPVLVTFALMGVMISRGAALQRDYERASEGVTAAVIELVRGIPVMKSFGRANQGAGRYDAAALSFVRAWSAWSRQSNIYLGLIDVVTSPTTVLAVVCGAGLALRDAAGGIPEGFVAGLVLSLGLSAAIVRVAMNSEPIIAGIAALKSIAEVLSTPPIAEPADPVPARRGALEVRNLVFSYGDGPRVLDGMSATFEPGTLTALVGSSGSGKSTVARLLARFHDPVEGSVLLGGVDLRDIAVRDVHRSVSVVFQDPQLFTLPLRENIRLARRDATDDEIMAAAKLANLDAVIAALPKRLDSVVNVDVTFSGGEAQRVAIARSIVTDAPVLIFDEATAYADPASEALIQSAIERLARSRTVIVIAHRLSTIRNADRILVLDGGAVAEAGTHDELLARGGRYRDLWRAFTLDDEPSAPRGTESDDEKAGNR; encoded by the coding sequence ATGCGTGCGGTGGTCGCGTTATCCGTCCTGTCGTCGGTGGCTACCGTCGCTTCGCTGGTCGGCATCATCGACATCGCAATGACGTACCCGGAGGCTCCGGAGCATCGGACGTGGTTGGCCGTGGCTGTCATCGTCGTCGCCGCAACGGTGCGCATGGCCGCGGACGGCGCCGCCGGCATGCTCTCGCACCGGGCGGATAACGACCTGCAGCTCCACCTCCGGCGCCGGCTGGTCGCCCAAATCCGGAAGTTGCCGCTGGGCTGGCTGGACGCCCGGCGCTCGTCGGGAATCATCGAGTCGGTTGAGAAGGACGTCGCGGCTGTCCACCAGCTCATGGGCCACACCGTCGGTGAGACCGTGGTGGCGGTGCTGGTTCCCCTGCTTTCCCTCATCGCGCTCGTCGTGGTGGATTGGCGGATCGCGGTGGTGGCGGTCGTCCCGGTGCTGGTCACCTTCGCCCTGATGGGCGTGATGATTTCGCGCGGAGCCGCTCTTCAGCGCGACTACGAGCGAGCCTCCGAAGGAGTGACGGCCGCGGTCATCGAGTTGGTGCGCGGTATCCCGGTGATGAAGTCCTTCGGGCGCGCTAACCAGGGCGCGGGTCGTTACGATGCCGCGGCGTTGTCGTTCGTCCGCGCGTGGTCCGCCTGGTCCCGGCAGTCGAACATCTATCTCGGGCTCATCGACGTGGTGACGTCCCCGACCACAGTCCTTGCGGTGGTGTGTGGGGCCGGCCTCGCTCTGAGGGACGCCGCGGGCGGCATACCGGAGGGTTTCGTCGCCGGGCTGGTTCTCAGCCTTGGACTCTCCGCGGCGATCGTGCGGGTGGCCATGAACTCCGAACCCATCATCGCGGGGATCGCTGCCCTGAAGTCCATCGCGGAGGTGCTGAGCACGCCGCCGATCGCCGAGCCCGCCGATCCGGTGCCCGCGCGCAGAGGCGCGCTCGAGGTCCGGAACCTGGTCTTCTCCTACGGCGATGGGCCGCGGGTCCTCGACGGGATGTCCGCGACGTTCGAACCAGGGACCCTCACTGCGCTGGTGGGGTCCTCCGGTTCCGGAAAGTCCACCGTCGCCCGGCTGTTGGCGCGTTTCCACGACCCCGTTGAAGGCTCGGTGCTGCTGGGCGGCGTCGATCTTCGCGACATCGCCGTGCGCGACGTGCACCGCTCGGTGTCGGTGGTGTTCCAAGATCCGCAGTTATTCACGCTGCCGTTGCGGGAGAACATCCGGCTGGCCAGGAGAGACGCCACCGACGACGAAATCATGGCGGCCGCGAAGCTCGCGAACCTCGATGCGGTCATCGCGGCGCTGCCGAAGCGCCTGGATTCGGTGGTCAACGTCGACGTGACCTTTTCCGGTGGTGAGGCGCAGCGCGTAGCCATCGCGAGGTCGATCGTCACGGACGCGCCGGTGCTCATCTTCGACGAGGCAACCGCTTACGCGGATCCGGCTTCCGAGGCCCTCATCCAGTCCGCAATCGAGCGTTTGGCCCGTTCGCGGACGGTGATTGTGATCGCGCACAGGTTGAGCACGATCCGCAACGCCGACCGCATCCTCGTTCTCGATGGGGGAGCGGTCGCGGAGGCGGGTACTCACGACGAGTTGCTTGCGCGCGGTGGCCGCTACCGGGATTTGTGGCGCGCGTTCACGCTCGACGACGAACCATCCGCCCCGCGGGGTACTGAATCAGACGATGAAAAGGCGGGGAACCGATGA
- a CDS encoding ABC transporter ATP-binding protein: protein MIRDLWSMTDRRSRMTLVWLIALATLAALAQGAAFVALLPLLSALAEGDDATAWRFTGVIAGLAAAHAVLSLAAGTVGRANSAAVLSSLLRSLGERVLTLPLGYVTKSTAGRFSEMASSGIAFAASVPHVILRPVIAAVVTPTVIAFGILAVDWRVGLVLVASAPVLFFAYRAIGRVGGESDEAHAEAVAAVSGRLIEFTHGQQAIRAAGDGSAADVMVDEAIQAQHDAFAKATSTQGAAIGRLGSIVHAVFTAAVIVAVAVAATGGMAPAHLVPILIVLVQFTGPITTAGALSGGFGAGRNTLAALRDLRAIPALPEPAAPELPDGHDVEFRGVSFGYGDKKVLDGVSFRAPQGALVAVVGPSGAGKTTVMRLLSRFHDPDSGEILIGGVPLPRIGTDGVNALVTPVFQETFLFDASVRDNVVFADPGFGSRPGDGDRLREAARRSGVDRIVELLPSGWDTPVGEEGTLLSGGERQRLAIARALLKDSPVVLLDEPTSSLDAATERAIVGTIEALRGDHTVIVVAHRLHTIRDADLIVVLSEDGTVAERGTHDELLAKGGRYAESWTTTTTASEKRG from the coding sequence ATGATTCGAGACTTGTGGTCGATGACGGATCGGCGCTCGAGAATGACGCTGGTGTGGCTCATTGCGTTGGCCACGCTTGCCGCGCTGGCCCAGGGAGCGGCGTTCGTCGCGCTGCTGCCGCTGCTGTCGGCTCTGGCCGAGGGAGATGATGCGACGGCGTGGCGTTTCACCGGCGTCATAGCCGGCCTCGCGGCCGCCCATGCGGTGCTGTCCCTCGCCGCGGGGACAGTCGGCAGGGCGAATTCCGCAGCGGTGCTGTCGTCCCTGCTGCGTTCCCTGGGCGAACGCGTGCTGACGTTGCCACTCGGGTACGTCACCAAGTCCACGGCCGGCCGCTTTTCGGAGATGGCGTCGTCGGGTATCGCGTTCGCGGCGTCCGTGCCGCACGTGATCCTGCGGCCCGTCATCGCCGCGGTGGTTACGCCGACCGTCATCGCCTTCGGAATTCTGGCGGTGGATTGGCGCGTCGGTTTGGTTCTTGTCGCGTCGGCGCCGGTGCTCTTCTTCGCCTACCGGGCCATTGGCCGGGTCGGCGGGGAGTCGGACGAAGCGCATGCTGAGGCCGTCGCTGCCGTCTCCGGCAGGCTGATCGAGTTCACCCACGGTCAGCAGGCGATTCGCGCCGCGGGCGACGGTTCGGCGGCGGACGTGATGGTGGATGAGGCTATCCAGGCCCAACACGATGCGTTCGCGAAGGCGACGTCGACGCAGGGGGCGGCCATTGGACGGTTGGGTTCGATCGTCCATGCGGTGTTCACGGCGGCGGTGATCGTCGCCGTGGCAGTCGCCGCGACGGGCGGGATGGCGCCGGCGCATTTGGTGCCGATACTCATCGTGCTCGTCCAGTTCACCGGACCGATCACCACGGCGGGAGCGTTGTCCGGCGGTTTCGGTGCGGGCCGCAACACGTTAGCCGCGTTGCGTGACCTGCGGGCAATCCCCGCTCTTCCCGAACCTGCCGCACCGGAGCTGCCCGACGGGCATGACGTGGAGTTCCGCGGCGTGAGCTTCGGGTACGGGGATAAGAAGGTTCTCGACGGCGTCAGCTTCCGTGCACCTCAGGGAGCGCTGGTTGCCGTAGTGGGACCGTCGGGGGCGGGCAAAACGACGGTCATGCGGCTGCTGTCGCGTTTTCACGATCCGGACTCGGGGGAGATCCTCATCGGCGGGGTGCCCTTGCCTCGGATCGGCACCGATGGCGTGAACGCGCTGGTGACCCCGGTGTTCCAGGAGACGTTTCTTTTCGACGCGTCCGTGCGGGACAACGTGGTCTTCGCCGACCCCGGATTCGGTTCCAGGCCCGGTGACGGGGACCGCTTGCGCGAGGCCGCCCGGCGTTCCGGGGTGGACCGCATCGTGGAGCTGCTGCCTTCCGGGTGGGATACCCCGGTGGGGGAGGAGGGGACGCTGCTGTCGGGAGGTGAGCGGCAGCGCCTCGCCATCGCCCGGGCGCTTCTGAAGGATTCCCCGGTGGTGCTTCTCGACGAGCCGACGTCCTCGCTGGATGCGGCCACTGAGCGGGCGATCGTCGGCACGATTGAGGCGTTGCGCGGCGATCACACTGTGATCGTCGTCGCCCATCGCCTGCACACCATCCGCGATGCCGACCTCATCGTCGTGCTTTCGGAGGACGGGACGGTCGCAGAACGGGGCACGCACGATGAATTGCTGGCGAAGGGCGGCCGCTATGCCGAGTCGTGGACCACCACGACGACGGCATCGGAGAAGCGCGGATAG